A single genomic interval of Legionella israelensis harbors:
- the lpxD gene encoding UDP-3-O-(3-hydroxymyristoyl)glucosamine N-acyltransferase — MKASLAEIADLIKGEVVGNEDLMVSSISPIDNIEKGALVFADGKDNLKRAENSEAAAILVDPSTQSDKKTLIQVSQPLRAFITLLNHYNPPPQLPASIHPTAVIAEDAQIGKEVFIGPYAVIESGSVIGDHCVLRSHVHIGRNVILGSHTVLHPHVTVYDDCNIGSRVHIHASTVIGADGFGYTFTDGKHLKVPHIGHVNIEDDVEIGSNSVVDRATLGATVIGAGTKIDNHVQVAHSVKLGKHNILCAFTGIAGSSVSGDRVIFAANVGVSDHVRIDDDVILGARAGVPPKKHLLEGNVYLGNPARPRDKAVEQELSVSRIPIMRKNYNQLKETVKKLAERLEKLEAEK; from the coding sequence ATGAAAGCTTCCTTGGCCGAAATAGCGGATTTGATTAAAGGTGAAGTGGTGGGTAATGAGGACCTGATGGTTTCTTCCATTTCCCCCATTGACAACATAGAAAAAGGCGCACTTGTCTTTGCGGATGGCAAAGATAATTTAAAACGTGCCGAGAATTCTGAAGCTGCCGCTATCCTTGTCGATCCATCCACGCAAAGCGATAAAAAAACGCTGATTCAGGTATCTCAACCGCTTAGAGCCTTTATCACTTTACTTAATCACTATAATCCACCACCACAACTTCCAGCCAGCATTCATCCAACGGCCGTTATTGCCGAGGATGCGCAAATCGGCAAAGAAGTATTCATAGGTCCTTATGCGGTAATAGAATCTGGCTCTGTCATCGGTGATCACTGCGTGTTAAGAAGTCATGTTCATATCGGTCGAAACGTTATTCTGGGCTCACACACTGTTTTACATCCTCATGTCACGGTTTATGATGATTGTAACATCGGCTCCAGAGTACATATCCATGCCTCAACGGTGATAGGCGCGGATGGCTTCGGCTATACCTTTACCGACGGCAAGCATCTAAAGGTACCTCATATTGGCCACGTAAACATTGAGGATGATGTGGAAATTGGTTCAAATTCAGTGGTGGATCGAGCTACTTTAGGAGCTACCGTCATTGGTGCAGGGACAAAAATAGATAATCATGTCCAGGTGGCTCATTCTGTCAAGCTAGGCAAACATAATATTTTATGTGCTTTTACCGGCATCGCAGGTAGCTCAGTCAGTGGTGATCGGGTTATTTTTGCCGCTAATGTAGGCGTCAGCGATCATGTCCGTATTGATGATGATGTCATCTTAGGCGCACGAGCAGGCGTTCCTCCCAAAAAGCATTTACTGGAAGGCAATGTTTATCTTGGGAACCCTGCCAGACCTCGTGATAAAGCCGTTGAGCAGGAATTATCCGTATCACGCATACCTATCATGCGTAAAAATTATAACCAATTAAAGGAAACCGTTAAAAAATTAGCCGAACGCCTGGAAAAACTTGAGGCTGAGAAATGA
- the polA gene encoding DNA polymerase I yields MTTSPLILVDGSSYFFRAFHALPPLTNSKGKPTGAIYGVANMVRKLMKDYQTSRMAVVFDAKGKTFRDEIYPEYKAHRPPMPDELRSQFQPLIQLLQAMGLPLLIIDGVEADDVIGTLARQASEEGQSVLISTGDKDMAQLVNEHVTLINTMNNTILDIEAVKEKFKVTPSQIIDYLSLVGDPVDNIPGVKKCGPKTAAKWLEEYQTLDNLMEHADEISGKIGENLRDSLPNLPLAKKLVTIKTDCDLPVSYKDLQLKEMDQEQLIELTKELEFKTWLKELLAKETVETENHSATIKKNFEVIITTAQLEQLCQTLQTCKAFCVDTETTNIDALQAEIVGIALATEEKKSFYIPLKHRNEDQQLDREETLNSLKPILENPDIQKIGQNLKYDYSVFKNHGIDLKGIGFDTMLESYVLNSAASRHDMDSLALKYLGYKTISYEEVAGKGLKQLRFDEIPVASAAAYAAEDADITLQLHHKLYPMMDETLRRVFHDIEMPLLTVLADIERFGVLIDLNTLAKHGERLKARMKELEEEATELAGKIFNLNSTKQLQKILFEEQQLPVISKTPKGQPSTAESVLQELSFDYRLPAVILEYRSLSKLVSTYIDALPKRINPDTKRVHTSYNQAVAATGRLSSSEPNLQNIPIRSEEGRLIRKAFIAPEDHVLLAADYSQIELRIMAHLSQDENLLKAFAQGLDIHSATASEIFQIPMDKINSEHRRHAKAINFGLIYGMSAFGLSKQLGIERQNAQLYIDTYFKRYPGVLNYMERTREKAHQRGYVETLFGRRLYLPEINTRNMMRQKAAERTAINAPMQGTAADIIKKAMLAVAEWQKEQETPPARMIMQVHDELVFEVVKDKVDSCIPIIRKLMEETVKLSVPLQVSMGVGNNWDEAH; encoded by the coding sequence ATGACGACGTCTCCCCTGATTCTCGTAGATGGCTCCTCCTATTTCTTTCGTGCCTTCCATGCCTTGCCTCCATTAACCAATTCAAAGGGAAAACCGACGGGTGCTATCTATGGCGTAGCCAATATGGTCAGAAAGCTGATGAAAGATTATCAAACCTCTCGGATGGCCGTGGTGTTCGATGCCAAGGGTAAAACCTTTCGTGATGAAATATATCCAGAATACAAAGCGCATCGTCCTCCTATGCCGGATGAATTACGCAGCCAGTTTCAGCCTTTAATACAACTTCTGCAAGCGATGGGACTACCTTTATTAATCATTGATGGGGTTGAGGCTGATGATGTCATCGGGACACTTGCCAGACAGGCCAGTGAAGAAGGCCAGTCTGTTCTTATTTCTACCGGTGATAAGGATATGGCACAACTGGTCAATGAACACGTCACGCTCATCAATACAATGAACAATACCATATTAGACATTGAAGCTGTGAAAGAGAAATTTAAGGTAACGCCTTCTCAAATCATTGATTATCTTTCCTTAGTCGGCGACCCGGTGGATAATATACCCGGTGTAAAAAAATGCGGACCTAAAACCGCTGCCAAATGGCTTGAAGAATACCAAACGCTGGATAATTTAATGGAGCACGCCGATGAAATCAGTGGCAAGATAGGTGAAAATTTGAGAGATAGTTTACCGAATTTACCTTTGGCAAAAAAATTAGTGACCATAAAAACAGATTGTGATTTGCCAGTATCTTATAAGGACTTACAACTCAAAGAAATGGATCAAGAGCAGCTTATCGAATTGACCAAAGAACTGGAATTTAAAACCTGGCTTAAAGAATTACTTGCAAAGGAAACCGTCGAAACAGAAAACCATTCAGCAACAATAAAAAAAAATTTTGAAGTGATCATAACGACTGCTCAATTGGAACAATTATGCCAAACACTTCAAACCTGTAAGGCTTTTTGTGTTGACACAGAAACAACAAATATCGATGCCTTACAAGCCGAAATTGTCGGCATTGCCTTAGCTACTGAAGAAAAAAAATCTTTTTACATTCCTTTAAAGCACAGAAATGAAGATCAGCAGCTTGACAGGGAAGAAACATTAAACAGCTTAAAACCCATCCTGGAAAATCCAGATATTCAAAAGATAGGACAGAACTTAAAATACGATTACAGCGTGTTTAAAAATCATGGGATTGATTTAAAAGGCATTGGCTTTGACACCATGCTGGAGTCTTATGTGCTTAACAGTGCAGCAAGCCGCCATGACATGGATTCTCTCGCCTTAAAATATCTGGGCTATAAAACCATCAGTTATGAGGAAGTAGCCGGGAAAGGGCTTAAACAGCTGCGTTTCGATGAAATTCCTGTCGCCTCTGCTGCCGCTTACGCCGCTGAAGATGCGGATATTACCTTGCAACTGCATCATAAATTATACCCCATGATGGATGAAACCCTTCGTCGTGTGTTTCATGATATTGAAATGCCCTTATTGACAGTACTTGCGGATATCGAGCGTTTTGGAGTGCTTATTGATCTGAACACTCTGGCAAAACATGGAGAACGCTTAAAAGCACGCATGAAGGAGCTGGAGGAGGAAGCCACGGAACTGGCCGGAAAGATTTTTAATCTTAACTCAACCAAACAGCTGCAAAAGATTTTGTTTGAAGAACAGCAATTGCCGGTGATATCCAAAACCCCTAAAGGCCAGCCCTCAACAGCCGAATCCGTACTGCAGGAACTGAGTTTTGATTACCGCCTACCGGCTGTCATTCTGGAGTATCGTAGTTTAAGTAAACTGGTTTCTACTTATATTGATGCTTTGCCAAAACGCATTAACCCAGATACAAAACGTGTGCATACTTCTTACAATCAGGCCGTGGCAGCTACAGGACGTTTATCTTCCAGTGAGCCCAATCTGCAAAATATACCGATTCGCAGTGAAGAAGGCCGTCTAATCCGTAAAGCTTTCATTGCCCCAGAAGACCACGTATTGCTGGCAGCCGATTATTCACAAATTGAATTACGGATTATGGCTCATCTATCACAGGATGAGAACTTGCTGAAAGCCTTTGCGCAAGGATTGGATATTCATTCCGCTACAGCCAGTGAAATTTTTCAGATTCCTATGGATAAAATAAACAGCGAACATCGCCGTCATGCCAAAGCCATTAACTTTGGCCTGATCTATGGCATGTCGGCTTTCGGCTTATCCAAGCAGCTTGGTATAGAGCGTCAAAATGCTCAGCTATACATAGACACTTATTTTAAGCGTTATCCGGGCGTTTTGAATTACATGGAGAGAACGAGAGAAAAGGCTCATCAGCGCGGCTATGTTGAAACCTTGTTTGGTCGACGCCTGTATTTACCTGAAATCAACACACGCAACATGATGCGGCAAAAAGCAGCCGAACGCACAGCCATCAACGCCCCCATGCAGGGAACAGCCGCTGATATCATTAAAAAAGCGATGTTGGCTGTCGCTGAATGGCAGAAAGAGCAGGAAACTCCACCAGCCAGGATGATCATGCAGGTTCATGACGAACTCGTCTTTGAAGTAGTTAAAGACAAGGTAGACTCCTGCATACCCATAATTCGAAAATTGATGGAAGAAACCGTTAAATTGTCAGTGCCATTACAGGTATCCATGGGCGTGGGTAATAATTGGGATGAAGCGCATTAG
- a CDS encoding response regulator, producing MHLLIVEDNSFNANCLQRLLETVSNDLKINLVNNSTEASSMIKSNPPDCIILDGDLGVTDGLNCHGPALAEVIWQHYPHMHIIAWTDSEAMRQAFKAVYNLHGKSFNEYCCWPKIVSQERLHKSMAYFNQQFHSVRKNPVAEDVFYLNTIG from the coding sequence ATGCATTTATTGATCGTTGAGGATAATTCATTTAATGCCAATTGCTTGCAACGTTTGTTAGAAACTGTTTCAAACGATCTGAAAATTAATCTGGTGAATAACAGCACTGAAGCAAGCTCAATGATAAAATCCAATCCACCTGACTGTATCATTTTGGATGGTGATCTGGGTGTTACGGATGGCCTCAATTGCCACGGTCCGGCCTTGGCCGAGGTGATCTGGCAGCATTATCCTCATATGCATATTATTGCATGGACCGACTCAGAGGCCATGCGTCAGGCCTTCAAAGCAGTTTATAACTTACACGGAAAGTCCTTTAATGAATATTGCTGTTGGCCAAAAATAGTGAGTCAGGAACGACTTCATAAGTCGATGGCGTATTTTAATCAGCAATTTCACTCCGTGCGAAAAAATCCTGTGGCAGAGGATGTATTTTATTTAAATACAATAGGATAA